A single genomic interval of Ramlibacter pinisoli harbors:
- a CDS encoding Bug family tripartite tricarboxylate transporter substrate binding protein: MKPLFARCAGWLLLSLAAATLPAAAQDSRAYPSQPIKLVVPFPAGSLVDVLGRSLGEALTASLKQPVVVDNKPGASTLLGAKIVAAAPPDGYTLFVPTVTTMSMAPQLVSRPGIDPLKELTPIARLGATNFFLSVHPSFPARTMKEWIAEVRKNPGKYSYASSGNGSPHHIFMELLKKELALDIVHVPYKGSSSSMPDLLSGKVDMAFLDGTLAIPNIKAAKLFALGTSMAKRSVLMPSAPPIAETVPGFDWSGWIGVAGPAQMPPAVVNVLAGEIRRLQGTPEFAELLNKAAMEPTEPIAPAQMAEFVRKEHERWGPAIKVSGATQD; encoded by the coding sequence ATGAAGCCGTTGTTCGCCCGCTGCGCCGGGTGGCTGCTCCTGTCCCTGGCCGCCGCCACGCTGCCCGCGGCCGCACAGGACAGCCGGGCCTATCCGAGCCAGCCGATCAAGCTCGTGGTGCCATTCCCGGCCGGCTCGCTGGTGGATGTGCTGGGGCGCTCGCTCGGCGAGGCGCTCACCGCGTCGCTCAAGCAGCCGGTGGTCGTGGACAACAAGCCCGGTGCCAGCACGCTGCTGGGCGCCAAGATCGTCGCGGCCGCCCCGCCCGATGGCTACACGCTGTTCGTGCCCACCGTCACCACCATGAGCATGGCGCCGCAGCTGGTGTCCAGGCCCGGCATCGATCCCCTGAAGGAGCTGACGCCCATCGCGCGGCTGGGCGCAACCAACTTCTTCCTCAGCGTGCACCCGTCGTTCCCGGCGCGGACCATGAAGGAATGGATCGCCGAGGTGAGGAAGAACCCGGGCAAGTACAGCTACGCCTCGTCGGGCAACGGCTCGCCGCACCACATCTTCATGGAGCTGCTGAAGAAGGAGCTGGCCCTCGACATCGTGCACGTGCCCTACAAGGGCAGCAGCAGCTCCATGCCCGACCTGCTCTCCGGCAAGGTGGACATGGCATTCCTCGACGGCACGCTGGCCATCCCGAACATCAAGGCGGCCAAGCTGTTCGCGCTCGGCACCTCCATGGCCAAGCGCAGCGTGCTGATGCCCTCGGCCCCGCCGATCGCCGAGACCGTGCCGGGGTTCGACTGGAGCGGCTGGATCGGCGTCGCCGGTCCCGCGCAGATGCCGCCCGCCGTCGTCAACGTGCTGGCCGGCGAGATCCGCCGCCTGCAGGGCACGCCGGAATTCGCGGAGCTGCTGAACAAGGCGGCAATGGAACCCACCGAACCGATCGCGCCCGCACAGATGGCCGAGTTCGTGCGCAAGGAGCACGAGCGCTGGGGCCCCGCGATCAAGGTCTCCGGCGCCACGCAGGACTGA
- a CDS encoding Bug family tripartite tricarboxylate transporter substrate binding protein — protein MDSTRRCLLVAGAALGSMPLRALAQEWPARAVKIVIPSAPGSSPDRFTRLIAERLSKQWNQAVVVENRPGASTRIGAGEVARAAPDGYTLLSTFGTHTMAKLLNPDTPYDPVTDFAAITQYAVPEVVMLVRSDSPYQTLKDLAAGYKSSGRPMRYGHFGNGSSFHFYGLVVGRIAGIEVVPVAYKGEALHLNDLLGGHLDVSFNSVGTALPHIRSGKLRALANVAPGRSKVLPDVPTFAELGYEGMERGGWFGFLAPAGTPAGLVDKVSKDIIAIVNDPAMARLMRDQGIEPVGSTPREFSRAIPVEVQQWQRLMTEFKVKGE, from the coding sequence ATGGATTCCACCCGCCGCTGCCTGCTGGTCGCCGGCGCCGCCCTCGGCTCGATGCCTCTGCGCGCACTGGCGCAGGAATGGCCCGCCAGGGCGGTGAAGATCGTCATTCCCAGCGCACCGGGCAGCAGCCCCGACCGCTTCACGCGCCTGATCGCGGAGCGCCTGAGCAAGCAATGGAACCAGGCCGTCGTGGTGGAAAACCGCCCCGGTGCCAGCACGCGCATCGGCGCGGGCGAGGTGGCGCGGGCCGCGCCGGACGGCTACACCCTGCTGTCCACGTTCGGCACCCACACCATGGCCAAGCTGCTCAACCCCGACACGCCCTACGACCCGGTCACCGACTTCGCCGCCATCACGCAGTACGCCGTCCCCGAGGTGGTGATGCTGGTGCGGTCCGACTCGCCCTATCAGACGCTGAAGGACCTCGCGGCGGGCTACAAGTCGTCGGGCCGGCCGATGCGCTACGGCCACTTCGGCAACGGCTCCAGCTTCCACTTCTACGGCCTGGTGGTGGGCCGCATCGCGGGCATCGAGGTGGTGCCCGTTGCCTACAAGGGCGAGGCGCTGCACCTGAACGACCTGCTCGGCGGGCACCTGGACGTGAGTTTCAACTCGGTGGGCACGGCCCTGCCCCACATCCGGTCCGGCAAGCTGCGCGCGCTGGCCAACGTGGCACCCGGCCGGTCGAAGGTGCTGCCCGATGTGCCGACCTTCGCGGAACTGGGCTACGAAGGGATGGAGCGCGGCGGCTGGTTCGGCTTCCTCGCACCGGCCGGCACGCCGGCCGGGCTGGTGGACAAGGTGTCGAAGGACATCATCGCGATCGTCAACGACCCCGCGATGGCCAGGCTCATGCGCGACCAGGGCATCGAGCCGGTCGGCTCCACCCCGCGCGAATTCTCCCGCGCCATCCCGGTCGAGGTGCAGCAATGGCAGAGGCTGATGACGGAATTCAAGGTCAAGGGCGAATGA
- a CDS encoding IclR family transcriptional regulator has product MAMTAEASKPGGVETVEVVGTILQAMLRLPRPVRLKDLEADTGIASAKLHRYLVSMVRCGLVARESGGHRYDFGLLTYRMGQVTAQDANALALLEPHFEEFVARLGKPGLGQAVGIGQWVGRGATIVRWFESNAPLTIRTKPGVALSLTSSATAKLLAAYEPRAVTEPLVKQELQEQGRAGKAAVEAVYAEYESIRRDGIAWSLGARRRGLNALSVPLFDHEGQVIAAVTVLGMAPQFDAAPQGPAARLLRQLGKELSTRMGHASQVDLEETA; this is encoded by the coding sequence ATGGCGATGACGGCGGAAGCGTCGAAGCCCGGTGGGGTCGAGACGGTGGAGGTGGTCGGCACGATCCTGCAGGCCATGCTCAGGTTGCCGCGACCGGTCCGCCTGAAGGACCTCGAGGCCGATACCGGCATCGCGTCGGCCAAGCTGCACCGCTACCTTGTCAGCATGGTCCGTTGCGGCCTCGTGGCCCGCGAATCGGGCGGGCACCGCTACGACTTCGGCCTCCTTACCTACCGCATGGGGCAGGTCACGGCGCAGGACGCCAATGCGCTGGCGCTGCTGGAGCCGCACTTCGAGGAGTTCGTCGCCCGCCTGGGCAAGCCCGGCCTGGGGCAGGCCGTGGGCATCGGCCAGTGGGTGGGCCGCGGCGCCACCATCGTGCGCTGGTTCGAGAGCAACGCGCCGCTGACGATCCGCACCAAGCCCGGCGTGGCGCTGAGCCTCACGTCCTCCGCCACCGCGAAGCTGCTGGCGGCCTACGAGCCGCGCGCCGTCACCGAGCCGCTGGTGAAGCAGGAACTGCAGGAGCAGGGCAGGGCGGGCAAGGCAGCCGTCGAGGCGGTGTACGCGGAGTACGAGTCCATCCGCCGGGACGGGATCGCATGGTCCCTGGGCGCGCGCCGGCGCGGCCTGAACGCGCTCTCGGTCCCGCTCTTCGACCACGAAGGGCAGGTGATCGCCGCGGTCACGGTGCTGGGCATGGCGCCGCAATTCGATGCCGCCCCCCAGGGCCCGGCCGCCCGGCTGCTGCGCCAGCTGGGCAAGGAACTCTCGACCCGGATGGGCCATGCCAGCCAAGTCGACCTGGAGGAAACCGCTTGA
- a CDS encoding LLM class flavin-dependent oxidoreductase, which translates to MKFGVFDHVDRGQVSLAEHYENRLKLAEAYDREGFHAYHIAEHHSTPLGIASSPSVFLSAVAQRTRRLRLGTCVFTLPLVNPLRLLEEVCMLDQMSGGRLEMGVGRGSSPYELAYFGVTPEASGVLYKEGYEVLMQGLKSRSITFEGQHYRFKDVPVELECIQKPTPPVWYGLSAPAAVPWTAENGINIMCNGPADKIRPLTDRYREVWAGSPRSSRQPLPLLGMVRHIVVADTRQEALAAGKRGFDRWYASLQHLWRLHGNPMTHYPIPEDFNAGVDLGVILAGTPDEVAEGLARELEASGANYLLARLAFGDLTYEESLRSAQLLAREVMPRFVRESVTA; encoded by the coding sequence TTGAAATTCGGAGTCTTCGACCACGTCGATCGGGGTCAGGTATCGCTGGCCGAACACTACGAGAACCGCCTGAAGCTGGCCGAGGCGTATGACCGGGAGGGCTTCCACGCGTACCACATCGCCGAGCACCACTCGACCCCGCTGGGCATCGCCTCGTCGCCCAGCGTGTTCCTGTCGGCCGTCGCGCAGCGCACCCGGCGCCTGCGCCTGGGCACCTGCGTGTTCACGCTGCCGCTGGTCAATCCGCTGCGGCTGCTGGAAGAAGTCTGCATGCTCGACCAGATGAGCGGCGGCCGCCTGGAAATGGGCGTCGGCCGCGGCAGCTCGCCCTACGAACTGGCGTACTTCGGCGTGACACCCGAGGCGTCGGGCGTTCTGTACAAGGAGGGCTACGAGGTGCTGATGCAGGGGCTGAAATCCCGCTCCATCACCTTCGAGGGCCAGCACTATCGGTTCAAGGACGTGCCCGTCGAACTGGAATGCATCCAGAAGCCCACGCCGCCGGTCTGGTACGGCCTCTCGGCGCCCGCGGCCGTGCCGTGGACGGCCGAGAACGGCATCAACATCATGTGCAACGGGCCGGCGGACAAGATCCGCCCGCTCACCGATCGTTATCGCGAGGTGTGGGCCGGCAGCCCGCGCTCGTCCCGGCAGCCGCTGCCCCTGCTGGGGATGGTGCGCCACATCGTGGTGGCCGACACGCGGCAGGAGGCGCTCGCCGCCGGCAAGCGCGGTTTCGATCGCTGGTACGCCAGCCTGCAGCACCTGTGGCGGCTGCACGGCAACCCGATGACGCACTATCCCATTCCGGAGGATTTCAACGCCGGGGTCGACCTGGGCGTCATCCTCGCCGGAACGCCCGACGAGGTGGCCGAAGGCCTGGCGCGCGAGCTCGAGGCCTCGGGCGCCAACTACCTGCTGGCACGCCTGGCCTTCGGCGACTTGACCTATGAGGAGTCGCTGCGCTCGGCGCAACTGCTGGCGCGAGAGGTGATGCCGCGTTTCGTGCGCGAATCGGTGACGGCCTGA
- a CDS encoding flavin reductase family protein, whose protein sequence is MRSALDPLDLRRAFGRFATGVTVVTFRLDDGRRVGITANSFASVSLDPPLVSWNYRRASPHLQAVLACRHFVVHVLSAEQIELSRRMAQPAADKFAGLVLQEGVGGTPRIPGSLATFECEAWKTIDAGDHVIFLGHVLHYEHTEGEPLVFVNGRYAPGAQAMAGGAA, encoded by the coding sequence ATGCGCAGCGCGCTCGACCCGCTGGACCTGCGGCGTGCGTTCGGCCGGTTCGCCACCGGCGTGACGGTGGTCACCTTCCGCCTGGACGACGGGCGCCGGGTGGGCATCACGGCCAACTCGTTCGCCAGCGTGTCGCTGGATCCGCCGCTCGTCAGCTGGAACTACCGGCGCGCATCGCCGCACCTGCAGGCCGTGCTGGCGTGCCGGCACTTCGTCGTGCACGTGCTCTCGGCCGAGCAGATCGAGCTGTCGCGGCGCATGGCGCAGCCGGCGGCCGACAAGTTCGCCGGGCTGGTGCTGCAGGAGGGCGTGGGCGGCACGCCGCGCATCCCCGGCAGCCTGGCCACCTTCGAATGCGAAGCGTGGAAGACCATCGACGCCGGCGACCATGTCATCTTCCTCGGCCACGTGCTGCACTACGAGCACACCGAGGGCGAGCCGCTGGTCTTCGTCAACGGCCGCTATGCGCCTGGCGCGCAGGCCATGGCCGGAGGCGCCGCATGA
- a CDS encoding tripartite tricarboxylate transporter substrate binding protein — protein MTRPRFSTARRALLAAALAAPLLAAAQSPFPSRPITMIVPQAPGGTNDIVGRVVSQKLAEVLQASVVVDNRPGAGGNIGTQLAAKAPKDGYTLLMTISSTQAINPALYKNPGFDPVKDFRPIALIGAVPNVLLVHPSFPAKNLSELIALAKAKPNGYQYASAGNGTLNHLLGEMLNSMAGIELQHVPYKGVAPAMNDVLGGQLPILFGSLPSSLAHIKAGKLRALAVSGSTRSPVLPDVPTIGEVVRGYSGTLWIGLFAPAGVPADVSARLEDAMAKALVAKDLRDKLEQQGVEIAGTPTQPVGSEAFAKLLQEDLVKWSRIVKASGATVD, from the coding sequence ATGACCCGACCCCGATTCAGCACTGCGCGCCGCGCGCTGCTCGCCGCCGCCCTGGCGGCCCCCCTGCTGGCCGCCGCGCAGTCGCCCTTCCCGAGCCGGCCCATCACGATGATCGTGCCGCAGGCGCCGGGCGGCACCAACGACATCGTGGGCCGCGTCGTCAGCCAGAAGCTGGCCGAGGTGCTGCAGGCCAGCGTGGTGGTGGACAACCGCCCCGGCGCCGGCGGCAACATCGGCACCCAGCTGGCGGCCAAGGCGCCCAAGGACGGCTACACGCTGCTGATGACCATCAGCAGCACCCAGGCCATCAACCCGGCGCTGTACAAGAACCCCGGCTTCGACCCGGTGAAGGACTTCCGCCCGATCGCGCTGATCGGCGCGGTGCCCAACGTGCTGCTGGTCCATCCCTCGTTTCCGGCAAAGAACCTGAGCGAGCTGATCGCGCTGGCCAAGGCCAAGCCGAACGGCTACCAGTACGCGTCCGCCGGCAACGGCACGCTGAACCACCTGCTGGGCGAGATGCTCAACAGCATGGCCGGCATCGAACTGCAGCACGTGCCGTACAAGGGCGTGGCGCCGGCGATGAACGACGTGCTGGGCGGGCAGCTCCCGATCCTGTTCGGCAGCCTGCCCTCGTCGCTGGCGCACATCAAGGCCGGCAAGCTGCGCGCCCTGGCCGTGAGCGGCTCCACCCGGTCGCCCGTGCTGCCCGACGTGCCCACCATCGGCGAAGTCGTGCGCGGCTACAGCGGCACGCTGTGGATCGGCCTGTTCGCCCCCGCCGGGGTGCCGGCCGACGTGAGCGCGCGCCTGGAAGACGCGATGGCCAAGGCCCTCGTCGCCAAGGACCTGCGCGACAAGCTCGAGCAGCAGGGCGTGGAGATCGCCGGCACGCCGACCCAGCCCGTGGGCTCGGAGGCGTTCGCCAAGCTGCTGCAGGAAGACCTGGTCAAGTGGTCGCGCATCGTCAAGGCCTCCGGCGCCACTGTGGACTGA
- a CDS encoding HpcH/HpaI aldolase/citrate lyase family protein, whose translation MASPPRSYLFVPGDRPERFAKACASGAHAVIVDLEDAVAPEQKAAARAALAAWLHPDHPVLVRINAADTAWFRDDCALAGRPGVAGVVLPKAERLEDIEALRAAGAAAVLPLIETAVGYDRARELAGAAGVHRLVFGSIDFQLDLGITGEDDALLAFRSGLVLASRLAGVAAPVDGVSTAIDDAAQLSADAARARRLGFGGKLCIHPRQLQAVHAAFSPSEADVRWAKRVLEAAGSAKGVAIAVDGKMVDRPVILRAQAILDEAGQGLPG comes from the coding sequence ATGGCTTCGCCCCCCCGTTCCTACCTGTTCGTGCCCGGCGACCGGCCGGAGCGCTTCGCCAAGGCCTGCGCCAGCGGCGCCCACGCGGTGATCGTCGACCTCGAAGATGCGGTCGCCCCGGAGCAGAAAGCCGCGGCCCGGGCCGCCCTGGCCGCGTGGCTGCATCCGGACCACCCGGTGCTGGTGCGGATCAATGCGGCCGACACCGCGTGGTTCCGCGACGACTGTGCGCTCGCCGGCAGGCCCGGCGTGGCCGGCGTCGTGTTGCCCAAGGCGGAGCGGCTCGAGGACATCGAGGCGCTGCGCGCCGCCGGCGCCGCGGCGGTGCTGCCGCTGATCGAAACCGCGGTCGGCTATGACCGCGCCCGGGAACTCGCCGGTGCAGCGGGCGTGCACCGGCTGGTGTTCGGGTCGATCGACTTCCAGCTCGACCTGGGCATCACCGGCGAAGACGACGCCTTGCTGGCCTTCCGCTCCGGCCTCGTGCTGGCCTCCCGGCTGGCCGGGGTGGCGGCGCCCGTCGACGGCGTGAGCACGGCCATCGACGATGCGGCGCAGCTGTCCGCCGACGCGGCGCGCGCCCGGCGGCTGGGCTTCGGCGGCAAGCTGTGCATCCACCCCAGGCAGTTGCAGGCCGTGCATGCGGCCTTCAGTCCCTCCGAGGCCGACGTGCGCTGGGCGAAGCGGGTCCTGGAAGCGGCCGGCAGCGCCAAGGGTGTCGCGATCGCGGTCGATGGAAAGATGGTCGACCGGCCCGTGATCCTTCGCGCGCAGGCGATCCTGGACGAAGCGGGCCAGGGGCTGCCCGGCTAG
- a CDS encoding CaiB/BaiF CoA transferase family protein gives MTRPLDNITVVSLEHAIAAPFCTRQLADLGARVIKVERPGEGDFARAYDQRANGLSSHFTWVNRSKESLTLDLKQPPALAVLQDLLASADVLVQNLAPGAAARMGLGYEELRARFPRLIVCDISGYGNDGPYRDKKAYDLLIQSEAGYLSVTGTPDEPCKSGNSIADIAAGMYAYTSILAALLQRQHTGEGCHIDVSMLECLAEWMGFPMYYAYDGAPPPPRSGASHATIYPYGPFEAGDGKAVMLGLQNEREWKAFCEHVLLRPALADDPLYASNARRNENRAALRALILAEFGQLTASQVIERLERAKIANAQVNTMADLWSHPQLQARERLGQVETPAGPIAALLPPGRNNSFQYRMDPIPAVGEHTQAILRQLGRSEQDIAALRGQQAI, from the coding sequence ATGACCCGCCCGCTCGACAACATCACCGTCGTCTCGCTGGAACACGCGATCGCGGCGCCCTTCTGCACCCGCCAGCTGGCCGACCTGGGCGCCCGCGTGATCAAGGTGGAGCGGCCGGGCGAAGGCGACTTCGCCCGCGCCTACGACCAGCGGGCCAACGGCCTGTCATCCCACTTCACCTGGGTGAACCGCTCCAAGGAGAGCCTCACGCTGGACCTCAAGCAGCCGCCGGCGCTGGCGGTGCTGCAGGACCTGCTGGCCAGCGCCGACGTGCTGGTGCAGAACCTGGCGCCCGGCGCCGCGGCGCGCATGGGCCTTGGCTACGAGGAGCTGCGCGCGCGCTTCCCGCGGCTGATCGTCTGCGACATCTCCGGCTACGGCAACGATGGCCCGTACCGCGACAAGAAAGCCTACGACCTGCTGATCCAGAGCGAGGCCGGCTACCTGTCGGTGACCGGCACGCCGGACGAGCCGTGCAAGTCGGGCAACTCCATCGCCGACATCGCAGCCGGCATGTACGCCTACACCAGCATCCTGGCCGCCCTGCTGCAGCGCCAGCACACCGGCGAAGGCTGCCACATCGACGTGTCCATGTTGGAGTGCCTGGCCGAGTGGATGGGCTTTCCCATGTACTACGCCTACGACGGCGCCCCGCCGCCGCCGCGCAGCGGCGCCTCGCACGCCACCATCTACCCGTATGGGCCGTTCGAGGCCGGCGACGGCAAGGCGGTGATGCTGGGCCTGCAGAACGAGCGCGAGTGGAAGGCGTTCTGCGAGCACGTGCTGCTGCGCCCCGCCCTGGCCGACGACCCGCTGTACGCCAGCAATGCCCGGCGCAACGAGAACCGCGCGGCGCTGCGCGCCTTGATCCTGGCGGAATTCGGCCAGCTCACGGCGTCCCAGGTGATCGAGCGCCTGGAGCGCGCCAAGATCGCCAACGCGCAGGTGAACACGATGGCCGACCTGTGGTCGCACCCGCAGCTGCAGGCGCGCGAGCGGCTGGGCCAGGTGGAGACGCCGGCGGGCCCGATCGCGGCCCTGCTGCCACCGGGCCGCAACAACAGCTTCCAGTACCGCATGGACCCCATTCCCGCCGTGGGCGAGCACACGCAGGCCATCCTGCGCCAGCTCGGCCGCAGCGAGCAGGACATCGCGGCGCTGCGCGGGCAGCAGGCCATCTGA
- a CDS encoding amino acid ABC transporter substrate-binding protein encodes MTRLTTLLAALCLAPSLAFAQGATPPLEGRLKKVQSTRTIAVAYRPDAMPFSFEDAEKKPAGYTVDLCRAVVTAIEEQLGAGSLKVQWVPVTAQTRFTAIASGQADMECGASTVTLGRKKEVGFSSLVFVDGTGLLALKSTPGQSLADLAGKKIGVVRGTSNERALADAMKSLFITATVVPLQSREEGLAQLESGAIDAVASDRVLLLGLASGSKDPSKLVLLTDAFSFEPYAIALPRGDWAMQQAVDAALAKVYASPALPDIYARWFAGLGEPSPILKVVYGLGRLPQ; translated from the coding sequence ATGACACGCCTGACCACCCTCCTCGCGGCGCTGTGCCTGGCGCCCTCCCTTGCCTTCGCCCAGGGGGCCACGCCGCCGCTGGAGGGCCGCCTCAAGAAGGTGCAGTCCACCCGCACGATCGCGGTGGCCTACCGGCCGGATGCGATGCCGTTCTCCTTCGAGGACGCCGAGAAGAAGCCGGCCGGCTACACGGTGGACCTGTGCCGCGCCGTCGTCACCGCCATCGAAGAGCAGTTGGGCGCGGGATCGCTGAAGGTGCAATGGGTGCCCGTGACGGCTCAGACGCGTTTCACCGCCATCGCGAGCGGCCAGGCCGACATGGAATGCGGCGCGAGCACGGTGACGCTGGGGCGCAAGAAGGAAGTCGGCTTTTCGTCCCTGGTCTTCGTGGACGGCACCGGCCTGCTGGCGCTCAAGTCCACGCCCGGCCAGTCGCTGGCGGATCTGGCCGGCAAGAAGATCGGCGTGGTGCGCGGCACCAGCAACGAACGCGCGCTGGCCGACGCCATGAAGTCGCTGTTCATCACGGCGACGGTGGTGCCGCTGCAGTCGCGGGAGGAAGGCCTGGCGCAGCTGGAATCCGGCGCCATCGACGCCGTGGCCAGCGACCGGGTGCTGCTGCTGGGACTGGCCTCCGGGTCCAAGGACCCGTCGAAGCTGGTCCTGCTGACCGATGCGTTCTCCTTCGAGCCCTATGCCATCGCGCTGCCGCGAGGCGACTGGGCGATGCAACAGGCCGTGGACGCGGCGCTCGCCAAGGTTTACGCCAGCCCGGCCCTGCCCGACATCTATGCCCGCTGGTTCGCCGGACTGGGCGAGCCGAGCCCGATCCTGAAGGTGGTCTACGGGCTGGGACGGCTGCCGCAGTAA
- a CDS encoding substrate-binding domain-containing protein, with protein MVSRLALCLMTALGAAGAAVAADIKVLAPNAAREAVSEAISVFERSSGHKVIVAWTGTESITRRVADGEAVDIVVNAAQNIDRQSRDGRLAGATRTDFARSGIGVAVPVSAARVDVSTPEGLKAALLSARSVVVSSGTSGRHMVEVVFPKLDVGEQLKTKTRQPPSGAQIADFLVSGEADLGFQQVSELQHAKGIHYLGLVPAELQSYTIYSAAMSANAANAEAAMPLLSALRSPPVQAAVRASGMEPL; from the coding sequence ATGGTCTCCCGACTTGCGCTTTGCCTGATGACCGCCCTGGGCGCCGCTGGCGCCGCGGTCGCCGCAGACATCAAGGTCCTGGCGCCCAATGCCGCCAGGGAGGCCGTCTCGGAGGCGATCTCCGTGTTCGAACGATCCTCCGGGCACAAGGTCATCGTCGCCTGGACGGGAACCGAGTCCATCACCAGGCGCGTGGCGGACGGTGAAGCGGTCGATATCGTCGTCAATGCCGCACAGAACATCGATCGACAGTCCAGGGACGGGCGGCTCGCGGGAGCGACGCGCACGGACTTCGCCCGCTCGGGCATCGGCGTGGCCGTTCCCGTCTCTGCGGCGAGGGTGGACGTGTCCACCCCAGAGGGCTTGAAGGCCGCACTCCTGTCCGCGCGCAGCGTCGTCGTGTCCTCGGGAACGAGCGGCCGCCACATGGTGGAGGTGGTGTTCCCGAAGCTGGATGTCGGCGAGCAGTTGAAGACCAAGACCAGGCAGCCACCGTCGGGTGCGCAGATCGCCGACTTCCTGGTCTCGGGCGAGGCCGACCTCGGGTTCCAGCAAGTCAGCGAGCTGCAACACGCCAAGGGCATCCACTACCTCGGCCTCGTCCCCGCCGAGCTGCAGAGCTACACGATCTACTCGGCAGCCATGTCTGCCAACGCGGCCAATGCCGAGGCTGCAATGCCGCTGTTGTCGGCGCTTCGCTCGCCACCGGTGCAGGCGGCTGTTCGCGCGTCGGGCATGGAGCCGCTCTGA
- a CDS encoding cupin domain-containing protein, whose protein sequence is MHPTHQIRRIVTGHDDSGKAIVEMDGICPHVKVRPGAGFVSSLLWVTDETPARADVHGDRAERTIGVPPPPNGSILRVVDFPPVDENTEKIDQAELVKSMGAQHHAHGGGPARHPYMHRTKSVDYAIVLQGEIDMLLDDSEVHMKAGDFLIQQGTNHAWVNRSKEVCRIAFVLIDGVDPLDKA, encoded by the coding sequence ATGCACCCGACCCACCAGATCCGCCGCATCGTCACCGGCCACGACGACAGCGGCAAGGCCATCGTCGAAATGGACGGCATCTGCCCGCACGTGAAAGTGCGCCCCGGCGCAGGCTTCGTCAGCAGCCTGCTGTGGGTGACCGACGAGACGCCTGCCCGCGCCGATGTCCACGGCGACCGCGCCGAGCGCACCATCGGCGTGCCGCCGCCGCCCAACGGCTCCATCCTGCGCGTGGTCGACTTCCCGCCGGTCGACGAGAACACGGAGAAGATCGACCAGGCCGAGCTGGTGAAGTCCATGGGCGCCCAGCACCACGCCCACGGCGGCGGGCCCGCGCGCCATCCGTACATGCACCGCACCAAGAGCGTCGACTACGCCATCGTGCTGCAGGGCGAGATCGACATGCTGCTGGACGACTCCGAAGTGCACATGAAGGCAGGCGACTTCCTCATCCAGCAGGGGACCAACCACGCCTGGGTGAACCGCTCGAAGGAGGTGTGCCGCATCGCCTTCGTGCTGATCGACGGCGTCGATCCGCTGGACAAGGCCTGA
- a CDS encoding alpha/beta hydrolase fold domain-containing protein, with protein MNHPDIDPQMRAASARNDEILRGLGPAAPGIAGVRQQFARARDWWNEGGPAVARVLDTSVPGPERDIPVRVYVPEDTGRPLPAYIYFHGGGYRLGSPASNDRQLRELAAAWGGIVVSADYAHMPEQRFPAPVLEAAAVYEWVARHGARWGIAPDRLAFGGSSAGANVAMGGFEAASEDARAALRCAALVVGVFDDALDTASMRQYNATDLLPSVASARQMFDDYAGTGEHRRDPRFNALLQDASRWPPLFLAAAEVDVFRDSSVALAERAHAAGGSAQLHIYAGMTHLFFGYTRSVEAAQGCLRELAAFLHRELPA; from the coding sequence TTGAACCATCCCGACATCGACCCGCAGATGCGCGCCGCCAGCGCGCGCAACGACGAGATCCTGCGCGGGCTCGGCCCGGCGGCACCCGGCATCGCCGGCGTGCGGCAGCAGTTCGCCCGTGCCCGCGACTGGTGGAACGAGGGCGGGCCCGCGGTCGCGCGCGTGCTGGACACCTCGGTGCCGGGGCCCGAGCGCGACATCCCTGTGCGCGTGTACGTTCCCGAAGACACCGGCCGGCCGCTGCCCGCCTACATCTACTTCCATGGCGGTGGCTATCGCCTCGGCTCGCCCGCATCCAACGACCGGCAACTGCGCGAGCTGGCGGCGGCCTGGGGCGGCATCGTGGTCAGCGCCGATTACGCCCACATGCCGGAACAGCGCTTCCCTGCCCCGGTGCTGGAAGCCGCCGCGGTCTACGAGTGGGTGGCCCGCCACGGCGCCCGGTGGGGCATCGCCCCGGATCGGCTCGCGTTCGGCGGCAGCTCGGCCGGCGCGAACGTGGCAATGGGTGGCTTCGAAGCGGCCTCGGAGGACGCGCGCGCCGCGCTGCGCTGCGCAGCCCTCGTCGTCGGCGTGTTCGACGACGCCCTGGACACAGCCTCCATGCGGCAGTACAACGCGACGGACCTGCTGCCCAGCGTCGCGAGCGCAAGGCAGATGTTCGACGACTACGCAGGCACCGGTGAGCACCGGCGCGACCCGCGCTTCAACGCACTGCTGCAGGACGCGAGCCGCTGGCCGCCACTGTTCCTGGCGGCGGCGGAAGTGGACGTGTTCCGCGACAGCTCCGTCGCCCTTGCCGAGCGCGCCCATGCTGCGGGTGGCTCGGCGCAACTGCACATCTACGCCGGCATGACCCACCTGTTCTTCGGCTACACGCGCAGCGTCGAGGCCGCGCAGGGGTGCCTGCGGGAGTTGGCGGCGTTTCTGCACAGAGAACTGCCGGCCTGA